The DNA segment gttcaggagaaggcagcttccgGCATGGCATAGCACTCCTGGGGGGCTTAGCGGTGCGGCTGTAGGATCGGGGGGTCCTAGCAGTGGGGCCCGGGTTGGGTTGGGCTTGGAagcttccttctcctctcccccccgccTCCTCTTGCAGTTGGCCGAGTCCAAGAGGAATGACCCGCCTGCTCCAGCCCAGATCCCCTCTGGCCTGCACTCCTCCCCCCTGTTCCCAGAGGAAGCTGCTGACCCAGACAGAgcggtaaatggggggggggggagaggatttttCTTCCAGGTGCCCTGCGGAGGGGTAACGcagctggcctccaggtggggcccagagggtgggagggtgggtagaGGGTGGGTGGGCCCTCTGGCACTGTGCCCTGCtgagctgcttcccccccccccccacaacccctCTACCCACCTTCCACCttttccccaaatccccagggattttCCAGGTCAGAGCTGGTAATCCTGGGGGGAACACTGTTCttttggagggcggggggggggggaacactgtgTCCCTTGAGGTGTCATTTTTGttcaggacggggggggggcttaatcGGTCCGCCCTCCGTTCTGAGCAGAGACATGAAGGGGGGGCGGAGGGAAGGTTTTTTGCCCCagctgagggagagggaagcggggCCTGAGTCTAGCAGACCTGGCCCTCTGGTGCCGGCCTCTTGTTTCATGTCAGAGATTTTTTTGAAACCGGTCTCCCTGGCTTAGCCCTGCAAGCCACAGTTCTGTgcaggggctggggggctggatacttcaaatgcccccctcccaatatctTGACACAGCAGTCAGTTCCGAGAGGAAAGCAGGGGCTGCTGCACTGACTTCAAGCCGGCTGAGAGGCCAATGTAGACGCAGGCTGAGCTCTGGCCCCCGGGCCCCTCTCCCCTCTCACCTCCCAGGCCCAGAAGGAGAAGCTCCACGCGGAGCTGAAGCGGGTCCTGCAGAAGAAGGGGGCCAGCCAGGCCAGCTCCGAGGAGGCGGAGGGGGGACCCCAACCTACGGGGGAGACGGGAGCACCGCTGCTCCGCAAGATGGAGGTGAGGCCGCGGGCTGGCCCagggggaatcagggccgcgcaaaACGGAGAGGCTGCAGGCTGCTCCGACACACGGgagagcaatgggggggggggggaacacacacacacactccaaccTTCTCCTCTCCCGGCCCCCTCCAGCAGACCGTTGAGACCTCCGAACTCTTGGAGATCATTGTGGAGACCGAGGCTGAGGCCGGGGCCAGCGGCATGAGTGTGGCCGGAGGAGGGAGGCAAGGCCTGTTCGTCAAGGACGTGCTGAAGGGCTCCCCGGCTGCTCAagccctgaggctcagggaaggtagggctgcagggggggagtggggggggctcCAGACTTGCCagtctctggggaggggggctgaagtaCCCCCATTGTTAACAGTTGCTTTTGATATGACAGAGATTGGCCCCCCTGGACCAATCtcctccatcccacccaccccaaaaaacctCTTGGGATTTCTCCACTCCTGGGCAACTCTGGAGGTGGGCTCAGATTCTGGACTTGGCTGGGTGTCAGTGTGtgttgccccccccaccccccccagtaCTGCAGcccctttcctgcctccctctgGGGATGGCTCAGAGGCAGAAGTTGTGGGTTTGGTCCCTGGTCAAATGCGGCTGTGCCTCCCCACAGACCCAGCGCTGGAGGCCTTGGCCCCCTCTCTTGTGGCCTTCCTGTGCTAAGCCAACCTGAAGGGCTCCAGGTCAGTCTCCAAGGGCCCCCCCCCGCCGGCCTTCCAGCTCTCCCAATCccactctccccccttcccccccccacaggtgacCAGCTCCTGAGCGCCAGGGTGTATTTTGACAACATGAAGTACGAAGATGCCCTGCAGATCCTCAAGAGTGCCGAGCCGTACAAGGTCTCCTTCTGCCTGAAGCGGACAGTCCCCAGCACAGGTGTGGCACGCAGCCCTGGAGCCCCCCCTTTCGAAGCCAGGGGGCCCAAAGCCAAAGTCGCCAAGCTGGTGAGTGGCTGGAAACCCCCGGGGGCTGCCCCTTGCCCTGAGTACTGCTGCCTCTAGGCTGGGCCCACTGCCACGAGATCCCTCTGGCCCAAGGGGGTGCCTAAGAGGCTGAGACCAAGTACTTCACTGTAGTGGGGACTCACTCAAAGCCACTCTCAGGGCTCTCCTCACCCCCGTTATGTTTccccaacaatcctgtgagacgGGCCTAGGCCGAGTGCGTGTCTGAGAGTGAGTGAAGGGGCCAAGAGCTCCCAGCAAGGCTCTCAGGGCAGAGGGGCCATCTGGACCCTTATCTCCTCATCTGACACTCAAACCACAACCTGCGCTGCTTGACTGCTGCCATACAGGGCAGCCCTTGAAGAGAATTCAGACTATGATGGGCAGGCTGCTCATGAGGAAGCTGCAGGGATCACCTCTCAAAATTCCTTCATTGGTGACCGGTTTGGGACCTGGATGAAGGTAGGATGACCTCCTGGGTgcacctgcctgcctccccgGTCTTCTCAGGGGCTCAGGCCACCTGCAGGGAGGAGAGCAGGCAGGAGGAAAGCAGGTCGCCATGGCTTAGAAGGCAGCCTTCTTCACATGCCGTTTTAAAAGGAACATCAAGCTCTCCCTTCTGTaggttttttaattgttttattggtgACTTTTGATTTGAGTTGATGTGTACAAGCCTCCTGGAGGATTTTATCCAAGACGCCCCTTTTGCAAACATAGCAGCAGTGGCATGTAGGCAGGGAAGCTCCCTGTTGCAAGGCCATTTCCTCTGGTGGACAAAACGTTAGTTAGGCATGCCCCtttgccctctcctcccccaaagggtggcctggcctggcctgggtgCCCAAACGGTTCCTCTGTGGGGGGTTTTACTGAGCCCTTCCTCCTAAGGAGCTCCGGGTGGCAGGGTCGGTGTCAGCCACCGTTCCAGACCCGGGCAGCCAAGGCAGGCCACGTTCCAGAGCTGCTGAAATCCTCCACGTTTCAGAGGCCTTGTCTGCTCAGCCCCGAGTCcacttccccctttctcctcctctgcctgGACCGTCCATGCAGTGCCCTCTTTGCTCCTTGGGTGGGCAGGCTGGCTTGCTGGGGGACTGAGGCTCACCCTGCCCCTTTGTTTTTCCTCCAGAGCATTCAGAGCTTGACTTCCCTGAAGAAGAAGCCTAAGAAGGCTGGGAAGGGCTTGGCCAAGGACAGGCGGGGGGAGGCGGCCCGTGGCAGCCAGGAGCTGGTGGTGGCCCCCGTGGATGTGGAGTTCTGCATGCCCAAGTTCTCCAAGCTGCGCAAGGCCAGGAGCACCGGAgaagtggcagcagctgcccggCCCAGCCCggacctctctcctctcctctcctctctggaGACCAAGCGGCGTCGGCTGAAGCTCCCCAGGCTGAGGGTCAAAGAGGCCCTGGCAGCGAGGGCCGTGGGGCGGCGGGAAGAGGCTCTGCCAAAGGCCCACACGGGACAGAAAGCTGCTGCCCCAACAGGGGCCGGGGGGAGAGTCTCCCGATTCACTGTCCCCTTCTCCAAAGGCAAGAAGCCCAAAGAGGAAGAGGCCACCAGGGGATTCCAGGCCCCCCAGGTAGAACTGGACTTCCCTGTGCCCAAAGTCGGGCCCGGTAGAGAATCCCCCAAGGCTGCTGCGGGTCACAAAATCCAAGTTCCGCCACTTGGGCTGCCCCAGGTGGAGGTGGCCCTGCCCAAGGGAAGCCCCGCAGGTCCAGAAGCACCCAAAGAGggtcccctggctgggctgagacTCCCTGCGGCTGAAGTGGCGGCTCCCCAGGTAGACCTGGCCCTGAGCCTCCCCCGGCTAGAGGGGAGGCCCCCAGAAGTGGCCCCCCGAGGGGACGGCCTCCAGCTCAAGGTCCCCAAGCTGGGGGTCTCTGCCAAAGAGATGGAGAGGAAGCCGGCCCTCCTCGATGCTGTTGTAGGAATTGGCAGGGCTGCCGTTGAGGGGCTGGAAGAGAAGCTGGCCATGCCGTCCCTGGAGGTCGAGATCCCTTTGcccagggggaaggaagaagcgGAGGTGCCCAGGCCAAAAACTGAAATCCCAGAGGTCTCGCTCAAGGTGCCCACCGTCAGCCTGCCCAAGCTGGGCTCCAAGGCCcgagaggaggtggaggaggaagagagtcgAGTGCCCCAACTGGAGCTCTCCGTGGGCAGACGGGACAGCCCAAAGGCCGAAGCCAGGAGCCCGGCCCCCAGCGTTGGGTTCTCCAGGAGGCCAGAGAGCAGAGAGGCCCCCACGGGGCCTGCTGAGAGCAAGATGAGGTCCTTGGGCCTAAAGGTGCCGTCCCTCAACATCTCTGCCCCGAGGGTGCCTGACGTGCCGCTCCCAAAGTCCTTGGTTGGTTTGGTGGCCCGTGCCCCGGAGGCAAAGGCGGAGGAGGCTGTGGAAGGGCCCCGATTCAAGCTCCAGATGCCCCAGTTATCACTCCCCAAATGCAGCCCCCCCAAGGCAacgccctccccacccacagggCCACGGAAGCCAGAAGGTGGGGCTGGAGGGAAGGCAGGGGTCCTGGACCTGGAGCTCGACTTGCCCACAGGGAAGCCCCCGGAAGTGCAGCTCCCCCCCAAGGGTCATGTGCCGAAGCCAGAGTTGGACCTGAGCGTGGACAGGCCATGGGGGGAAGTGGCCCTTCCTGCTGCCCGGCTGAGTTTCCCTTCGGCCACCGTCCCAGCCCTGGAGCTCGACTTGCCCAGAGCTGGGCTTGAACTTGGCTTCCCCAAGGCAGAAAGCGAGCGTCTGCAGTCTGATCGCCCCCAGAGGGACCACGAGGCCATGTTTAAAATGCCCACcatggggaccctgagcaaagGCCTTAGCGTGGAGATCAGCATTCCCAAATACGTGGAGGGGGAGCAGCCGGAGCAGCAGCCAGGGCCGGAGGCCTCAGAGGGGCCGGGCCTTGGGGCAATGGTCGCCAAAATCCCCCAGGTGGACCTGGCTTTCAGCACAGAGGCAGCGGCAGCGGCCAGCGTGGGGCGCAAGGGCGGCCCACAAGCAGAAGGCTCGGCTAAGCTGCCTTCAGTGGAAATCTCCGCCATAAAGCTCCCACAGGCAGCCACAGAGAGCGGCAAATTCCCTGAGACAGAAGTCAAGTTGAAGTCGCCCAAATTTGCCCTCCCCAAATTCAGCATTTCTGGCCCCAAGGCCTGGAAAGTCAGCACGGAACTGTTTGGGGCACAGGGGGAAAGCCCCGAGGCCGCAGAGAGAGGGTCCAAGTTGAAGATGCCCAAGTTTGGGATTGCCTTCCCCAAATCCAAAGGGGGTGGTGATGCAGAGGGCCCCAAGCCGGccctgggaggagaaaggagaagtcCTCCCAAGGAGCCAGCAGAGAGCAGGAGGCAGCTCCCTGCCATGGCGCTGCCCAAGGTAGAGGTCGAGGTGCCCACGCTGGGCAAAGACGAGTCCTCCAGCGAAGATGGCAGCGGGACTGTGCCCGAGCTTGGCCTGGAGCTCCCGGACATCAGGCGGAAGATGCCCAAGTTCTCCCTGCCCAGATTTGGGGGCAAAGGCAAGGAGGGCGAGGCGGagctggagaaaggagagaaggacgGCCGGGTCAAGGCCTCCAAATTCAAAATGGCACTCTTCAGTGGGATGGGGCGTGGCCCAGAGGGCGGGGGCCTTGAAGGGGCGGATACCAAAACCCAGAAGGGGTCCGAGAGCCCCAGGGAGAAGACCAGGGGTCCCCTGCACAAGATGCCCTCTCCCAAGGCAGAGCTGCTCCATGGGCACATCTCCCAGGTGGAGCTGCCCCAGCTCAGCCTTCCAGAGGCCAACCGGGAAGAGACTCTGCTTGTGGACCCTGGCAGCCCCAAGGCCAGAGTGCCCTCGCTGGAGATTGCCATGCCTGGCGCTCCCACCAAAGCAGAGCCGGCTCCAGGGGTGCCCTGGGCAGGAGGCGAGGCAGAAGTGAGGATGCCCCAGGGGCCCTCTCTGGCCGTCTCTGTCCCCCAAGTGGAGCTGGACCTTAGCTTGCCCTCCACTGGGGCAGGCCCCCCCCTGCTGCACAGAGTTCCTGGGGCAGAGGCCAAAATCAGGCTGCCCCAAGTGGAGCTGCTGGCCCTTGGGagcggggaggagggggcggctgggggagggggagagcgggGCACAGGGGGGGCTGCCAAGCTCTGGGTACCCCAAGTGGATCTCGCCCTGCCCAAAGGGCCACCGCCTGAGGGGGAGCCACCCCGGCCGGAGGGAGACGGGCCTGAGGGGAGGTTCCAGCTGCCTTCTGTGGAGCTGACCAAGTTCCCCACCCCGAAAGCGAGTGCCCCAGGGGGGAGTCTGGAAGGGGGCAAGGTCAAGTTGAGCAGCCCGGCCATCAGGCTGCCCAAATTCAAAGTCCCcagcaagggaggggagggggaggcagaagcGACTCTGCCCCAACTCGAGCTGAAGGTTCCCAAACTCGGAGGGAGCTCCGAGAGGCTGGGGGCAGAAGCAGGGGCTGCGGGGCCCTGTCCCCCCAGTGGCTTCGGCCTGTGCCAGGCGGGCggggaggcagaggagggggTCGCTGTCAGCGCCGACAGCAAGTTCAAGCTGAAGCTCCCCTCGCTGAGCCTCTCCAAGGCAGGGCCGGAGGCGCGGGCGGACACCCAGCCCCTGTGCCCCTCCCGGAAGGAGGGAGACGCGGCCTTCCGAAGGCCCCAGATCGCTCTGCCGGACGTGGGGTTCTCCATGGGTCAggaaggcaggggagaggccGAGGAGGAAGCAGGGAAACTGGCAAGTGTGGAGGGTCCGGGAGCCGAGGGGTCGGAGGCCTGGGGCAAGATGCCCAGGGCCAAGATCCCAGCCAAGGGAGGGCAGGACGACCCAGAAGGAAAGGCATTCAGGGTGCCtggcctggagctggcagcccctgCCCTCAAGGCTCACGCTGAGTACCAAGTGGAGGGGGCCCAGCGCCGGGCCGGGGGCTCCCCAGAAGAGGCTGGCAGAAGAGCCCGGGCCAGCAGCGACGGCCGGAAGAGCCCCAGAGGCCGAGGGGAGGCCGctgatgctgaggcaggcaaGAAGTACAAGGGGAAGATCCCAAAGTTCACGCTGGCCTGGCCCaaagctggggaaggcactgcggGGCAGGAGGGCGAGGCCAAGGCCAAGAGGCCCGTCCTTGCACTGGGCAGGCctagggggagggagacagaagcCGCCTCGGGGCTGCTGGAGGGAGACGAGGAGGCAGACGGCAAGGGGGTGATGGGCAGGCTCAAGCTGGGGCTCTCCCGCCTGAAGATGGGCCCAGAAGCCAATGGAGAGCTGGGGGATGGCTCCTCCAGAGGGGGGCGGCTGCCGAAGGTGGGCTTCTCCCACGGGGAGGGGGCCGAGGCTGCCTTGCAGAACGGCGCTCAAGATGCCAAAGCCAAGCTGGGCAAGATCCGGCTGCCGCAAGTGGagctgtcctccccctcccccacggcgGAGGGTGACCCGGAGCTCAGCCTGGAGCTGGTAGGGGGCGATGAGGCCAAGGAGTGGCCGGGCGCTTGGGCCGCCCTCAAGTTTAAGCCCCCCCAAATCACCTTCTCGGGCTTCCGGGAGAGAAACGGGGAGCCAGGCTCAGGGGCCTTGGTCCCCTCGGCAGCCCGAACGGAGATGGCCTCCCTGGAGAGGGCGGAGGCATCCCGCAAGGGGGAGAAACCCCCCAAGTTCAAGTTTCCTAAGGTGGTGCTCAGCCCCAAGGCCCACAGGGCAGAGGAGGTGGCGAGGGGCTCTCAAGAGGGGCTGAAGCTCCAGGTGCCCAAGGTGGGTTTCTCAGAGGAGGCTGGAGGGATCCCCCCACAGGCGGTGGCGGAAGGCAAGGGGGAAGCTACGGCTGCCCTGTGAAGCTGGGAGAGCCACAGCCTGGGTTCTCACCACCCCCCAATATTTAGCACTAACCAGAAGCCCTGGGACAGGGTAGGGGCCCCCAGGTGCCCCTTGGGGCCCGTTCCTTCCTGGGCCGATCTCTTCCGGCCCCTGGCACAGAAGGCCAGAGAGGTGGCTTTCGCTGGTGCCAGGATTGCATGGACCTCCTTTCTCTTGCTCACCCTAATGTTAGGAGGTTTCTCCGCTAACagcagcgactgaagggcccctacGAGGTCCCAGGCCCCGGAAGGCTAcagcaggaggcagagaggggagaGCGGGTGTGTTTGGCTGAGGTGAGAGGGTGGAGACCCCAAGGGATCCTGGGCAAAGGCTTGGGACCGGGGGCAGGTGGAgttacagggagggaggggaagctgcagccctctgggtgaccAGCCCTTGCCTAGCTGGCCTGTGCAGGTCCAGATAGATGGGGCCCTCCTCCCAGGCCTTCCGTGCTTTTCCAGCCACCTCTGTCCTGGCCAGGTTTCCTTCtggctctttctcctccccttctcaacggTCATTCAGGAAAccaacagcaacccccccccgccccccgcttcATTTTCGATGAGCATTTAAGGCATTTCAGACCTGCAGTGGTGAAGGATCTCCAAAGGAACAAGggctccgtgggggggggggtgaaatcttCTTGTTGTCCCCAAGTCTTTAAGCCTAATTTGTTAACACCACAAGCCTGCTGTGAGGAGCTTCTAGAACTCGCTACTAAAATATTTGCCAGATGGTATTTATTgtgaatcactttttaaaaacaagctgtTCTGTGGATCTTTTGAGgctgtctcctcccccctcccagtctgggtttgaataaaattaatttgtggACTACCTTGGCTCCCTTTGGCCTCGTCTTTGCCCCAcacacatggggggaggggaggggatggggacaTCCCGGGGGGGTTGCTTAAGATGCCCATGCAGGTGGAAACCGCTGTGAGCTtcctgggaaggtggtataaacaTGGAAGAATAAATAAACCAAGACAGGGCCCACGGCCATTTTTGGCTCACTTGAATATTCAGCTTCTCCTGTCGGCCAAGGCGCATTGCAGCAAGCCCCACACGCAGTCAGAGGTCCCAAGGTCCCTCAGAGAGCCCAGGGTCCCTAGAGGGTTTGGAAATGGGCTCCCCTTGTCCCCAAGGACCCCTCTGCCCAGGGAGGGGGACAAGGAGCTCCCCAGGACGTCTGTAAGATCTGGTAAGTGAGCCTACTGCTCACGGGGCCGTGGGTCAAAGCAGCGGGGCGGAAGCGCAAAGTGCACTCCCGGCCATCTCCCAGCCAGGTTTGTAGAGGGGCTGCCGCAGCCACCAGCATCCTAGAAAACTCACCTGTCCTTTTGCTTGCCTCCTGCCTCTCATACGCAGCTACTCTCCCtccaaaggcctgcaaaatgcaCAGTAACAAAATTCAGTCCCCTTTTGCACCCAAACTGTGCACCTTTTGCtcgccttcaagcagcagcaagaaaggggTCAGAGGAGGGGCCAGGGCAGTGCTAGAGCACCTGAGGTCTTTGATCAGTCAAGCCCCTTTctgcaaaggggggagggataaaAGAGGAGGGTCCCCTTCGTTGTGGTACTTCCAGAGAGATTCTCTGTGCTTGTGTCTGACCCAAACGCTGCCCGTAGGAAGAAGAAGCTTTTGTTCCCGATTTTTGCAAGAAGCGGCTGCAGGGAAGGGCTTGGCTCAGCACACCCTGGACTCAGGAAAGGAGTCCCATCAGCAGCTCCAAAGGAGCTCCCCAACAGAACCTTCCTAGCACGGCAACGATGGAACTGAGCTGACTGTGACATCGTCTGCTGTTCCGGAGAAGGGCCGGGGTTCTCTCTGCTCCAAGGAAGCTGAACCTCTGTTGGCcagaaggcactttgcacctgtGGTGTTTCTGAGCTTGGGCGAGCCCAGAACGATGGTCACAATCGAGACGGCGTCTGACTACTACGACGTGTTTGAGATCCTGGGGAAGGGCACTTTTGGGGAAGTCGTGAAGAGCTGGAAGCGGAGCAGCAGGGAGATGGTGGCCATCAAGATCCTGAAGAACGACTCCTACCGCAGCCGGATCATCAAGAACGAACTGAAGCTGCTGCAGACCATGGCGGAGGTGGACGCGGAGGAGTCACACATTGTCCACTTCCACGAGTTCTTCCACGACGAGCTCAAGTTCTACCTGGTCTTTGAGCTCCTGGAGCAGAACCTCTTTGACTTCCAGAAAGAGCACAACTTCTCCCCGCTGCCGATCCGGCACATCCGCACGGTGACCACGCAGGTGCTCCGAGCCCTGGCCAAGCTGAAGGAGCTGTCCATCATCCACGCAGACCTGAAGCCCGAGAACATCATGCTGGTCGACCAGGTGAGGCACCCCTTCTATGTCAAAGTGATCGACTTTGGCTCAGCCAGCATCTTCAACGAGGTGCGCTACGTCAAAGAGCCGTACATCCAGTCCCGGTTCTACCGGGCCCCGGAGATCCTGCTGGGCTTGCCCTTCTGCGAGAAAGTGGAC comes from the Paroedura picta isolate Pp20150507F unplaced genomic scaffold, Ppicta_v3.0 Ppicta_v3_sca21, whole genome shotgun sequence genome and includes:
- the PRX gene encoding periaxin isoform X2, which produces MCDCFARVFGVSWAPAADSAAEGHGQESHLSRTRRQAPLAESKRNDPPAPAQIPSGLHSSPLFPEEAADPDRAAQKEKLHAELKRVLQKKGASQASSEEAEGGPQPTGETGAPLLRKMETVETSELLEIIVETEAEAGASGMSVAGGGRQGLFVKDVLKGSPAAQALRLREGDQLLSARVYFDNMKYEDALQILKSAEPYKVSFCLKRTVPSTGVARSPGAPPFEARGPKAKVAKLSIQSLTSLKKKPKKAGKGLAKDRRGEAARGSQELVVAPVDVEFCMPKFSKLRKARSTGEVAAAARPSPDLSPLLSSLETKRRRLKLPRLRVKEALAARAVGRREEALPKAHTGQKAAAPTGAGGRVSRFTVPFSKGKKPKEEEATRGFQAPQVELDFPVPKVGPGRESPKAAAGHKIQVPPLGLPQVEVALPKGSPAGPEAPKEGPLAGLRLPAAEVAAPQVDLALSLPRLEGRPPEVAPRGDGLQLKVPKLGVSAKEMERKPALLDAVVGIGRAAVEGLEEKLAMPSLEVEIPLPRGKEEAEVPRPKTEIPEVSLKVPTVSLPKLGSKAREEVEEEESRVPQLELSVGRRDSPKAEARSPAPSVGFSRRPESREAPTGPAESKMRSLGLKVPSLNISAPRVPDVPLPKSLVGLVARAPEAKAEEAVEGPRFKLQMPQLSLPKCSPPKATPSPPTGPRKPEGGAGGKAGVLDLELDLPTGKPPEVQLPPKGHVPKPELDLSVDRPWGEVALPAARLSFPSATVPALELDLPRAGLELGFPKAESERLQSDRPQRDHEAMFKMPTMGTLSKGLSVEISIPKYVEGEQPEQQPGPEASEGPGLGAMVAKIPQVDLAFSTEAAAAASVGRKGGPQAEGSAKLPSVEISAIKLPQAATESGKFPETEVKLKSPKFALPKFSISGPKAWKVSTELFGAQGESPEAAERGSKLKMPKFGIAFPKSKGGGDAEGPKPALGGERRSPPKEPAESRRQLPAMALPKVEVEVPTLGKDESSSEDGSGTVPELGLELPDIRRKMPKFSLPRFGGKGKEGEAELEKGEKDGRVKASKFKMALFSGMGRGPEGGGLEGADTKTQKGSESPREKTRGPLHKMPSPKAELLHGHISQVELPQLSLPEANREETLLVDPGSPKARVPSLEIAMPGAPTKAEPAPGVPWAGGEAEVRMPQGPSLAVSVPQVELDLSLPSTGAGPPLLHRVPGAEAKIRLPQVELLALGSGEEGAAGGGGERGTGGAAKLWVPQVDLALPKGPPPEGEPPRPEGDGPEGRFQLPSVELTKFPTPKASAPGGSLEGGKVKLSSPAIRLPKFKVPSKGGEGEAEATLPQLELKVPKLGGSSERLGAEAGAAGPCPPSGFGLCQAGGEAEEGVAVSADSKFKLKLPSLSLSKAGPEARADTQPLCPSRKEGDAAFRRPQIALPDVGFSMGQEGRGEAEEEAGKLASVEGPGAEGSEAWGKMPRAKIPAKGGQDDPEGKAFRVPGLELAAPALKAHAEYQVEGAQRRAGGSPEEAGRRARASSDGRKSPRGRGEAADAEAGKKYKGKIPKFTLAWPKAGEGTAGQEGEAKAKRPVLALGRPRGRETEAASGLLEGDEEADGKGVMGRLKLGLSRLKMGPEANGELGDGSSRGGRLPKVGFSHGEGAEAALQNGAQDAKAKLGKIRLPQVELSSPSPTAEGDPELSLELVGGDEAKEWPGAWAALKFKPPQITFSGFRERNGEPGSGALVPSAARTEMASLERAEASRKGEKPPKFKFPKVVLSPKAHRAEEVARGSQEGLKLQVPKVGFSEEAGGIPPQAVAEGKGEATAAL
- the PRX gene encoding periaxin isoform X1, yielding MCDCFARVFGVSWAPAADSAAEGHGQESHLSRTRRQAPLAESKRNDPPAPAQIPSGLHSSPLFPEEAADPDRAAQKEKLHAELKRVLQKKGASQASSEEAEGGPQPTGETGAPLLRKMEQTVETSELLEIIVETEAEAGASGMSVAGGGRQGLFVKDVLKGSPAAQALRLREGDQLLSARVYFDNMKYEDALQILKSAEPYKVSFCLKRTVPSTGVARSPGAPPFEARGPKAKVAKLSIQSLTSLKKKPKKAGKGLAKDRRGEAARGSQELVVAPVDVEFCMPKFSKLRKARSTGEVAAAARPSPDLSPLLSSLETKRRRLKLPRLRVKEALAARAVGRREEALPKAHTGQKAAAPTGAGGRVSRFTVPFSKGKKPKEEEATRGFQAPQVELDFPVPKVGPGRESPKAAAGHKIQVPPLGLPQVEVALPKGSPAGPEAPKEGPLAGLRLPAAEVAAPQVDLALSLPRLEGRPPEVAPRGDGLQLKVPKLGVSAKEMERKPALLDAVVGIGRAAVEGLEEKLAMPSLEVEIPLPRGKEEAEVPRPKTEIPEVSLKVPTVSLPKLGSKAREEVEEEESRVPQLELSVGRRDSPKAEARSPAPSVGFSRRPESREAPTGPAESKMRSLGLKVPSLNISAPRVPDVPLPKSLVGLVARAPEAKAEEAVEGPRFKLQMPQLSLPKCSPPKATPSPPTGPRKPEGGAGGKAGVLDLELDLPTGKPPEVQLPPKGHVPKPELDLSVDRPWGEVALPAARLSFPSATVPALELDLPRAGLELGFPKAESERLQSDRPQRDHEAMFKMPTMGTLSKGLSVEISIPKYVEGEQPEQQPGPEASEGPGLGAMVAKIPQVDLAFSTEAAAAASVGRKGGPQAEGSAKLPSVEISAIKLPQAATESGKFPETEVKLKSPKFALPKFSISGPKAWKVSTELFGAQGESPEAAERGSKLKMPKFGIAFPKSKGGGDAEGPKPALGGERRSPPKEPAESRRQLPAMALPKVEVEVPTLGKDESSSEDGSGTVPELGLELPDIRRKMPKFSLPRFGGKGKEGEAELEKGEKDGRVKASKFKMALFSGMGRGPEGGGLEGADTKTQKGSESPREKTRGPLHKMPSPKAELLHGHISQVELPQLSLPEANREETLLVDPGSPKARVPSLEIAMPGAPTKAEPAPGVPWAGGEAEVRMPQGPSLAVSVPQVELDLSLPSTGAGPPLLHRVPGAEAKIRLPQVELLALGSGEEGAAGGGGERGTGGAAKLWVPQVDLALPKGPPPEGEPPRPEGDGPEGRFQLPSVELTKFPTPKASAPGGSLEGGKVKLSSPAIRLPKFKVPSKGGEGEAEATLPQLELKVPKLGGSSERLGAEAGAAGPCPPSGFGLCQAGGEAEEGVAVSADSKFKLKLPSLSLSKAGPEARADTQPLCPSRKEGDAAFRRPQIALPDVGFSMGQEGRGEAEEEAGKLASVEGPGAEGSEAWGKMPRAKIPAKGGQDDPEGKAFRVPGLELAAPALKAHAEYQVEGAQRRAGGSPEEAGRRARASSDGRKSPRGRGEAADAEAGKKYKGKIPKFTLAWPKAGEGTAGQEGEAKAKRPVLALGRPRGRETEAASGLLEGDEEADGKGVMGRLKLGLSRLKMGPEANGELGDGSSRGGRLPKVGFSHGEGAEAALQNGAQDAKAKLGKIRLPQVELSSPSPTAEGDPELSLELVGGDEAKEWPGAWAALKFKPPQITFSGFRERNGEPGSGALVPSAARTEMASLERAEASRKGEKPPKFKFPKVVLSPKAHRAEEVARGSQEGLKLQVPKVGFSEEAGGIPPQAVAEGKGEATAAL